AGACAATACTTCAACAAATTGAGAACTGGAAACTGAACGGCTTGAGAGGGAGCAGATGGTGTTACCAAAATGAGACTTGTCAACTTACTGTGGCTTTGCGCCATTGTTATTGACGGCACATTGTCACACTCAAACATAAACATACCactattgttttaaataaactcCATGGCATATTGGCAGTGGGAAAACTCAACTTGAAATGTGCCAGTTGTCAGTAAAATATGCTGTGTGATTACCTGCTATATAATCTATTGTTTCATCTTCAGGTGACAGTGGTGCAGGCTGCAAACATTTGGGTAAAGGCCAAAATACCTTCAGGCCAAGTTTTCCTGCATCAAGGTAAAGCAGTTCTACATGAATGCAGACCGGTTTTTGCGTGACACTAGACACCGTTGGTATAGGACTGGGACAATTGATTTTAAAGGTTGATTCCGTGCAACAGTCAGACTTTTCTAGGTCCATCCAACCCCCCTGAGCAATAAACATCTATCGTTCTATGCCCTGCCTCTCGTTCCCAGCCCATATGTGACTACAGTAGGAGGAACATCATTCAAGAACCCATTTAAGATCACATATGAAATAACAGATTACATCAGTGGAGGAGGATTCAGCAACGTCTTCAAGATGCCGGACTACCAGGTAATAATCATGGGTCATCAGCTCTTATAGGCTCAGTTATTGCAGTAATTTATGCTGTGCATTTGTGTTCCTGTAGGCCAGTGCAGTAGATGGGTACCTGAAGACTGTAGCAGCAACCCTTCCTCCTCCGTCATATTTCAATACCAGCGGCAGGGCCTATCCAGACATGGCTGCCCTGTCGGATAACTACTGGGTGGTCATCAACAGAGTACCCGTCCCCTGGGTGTCTGGAACCTCGGTAAAATATGTAAAACTTCGTGAGGCTTCTTCGTGAATAGAGCGTTGGCTCTAAGTGACAGAACAGATAAAAAGCCATAGTGAtttttgtttgtgaaaacgaaggatgaaaaaaagaaacatttctaAAAGTGTATACAGCagttaacttttttgttttaatggctCGCTTTATTGCTTTTTATTGTATCACTCATCGATTGATGTACCTTCCCAGGCATCAACCCCTGTGGTCGGAGGCATGCTGTCTCTCATCAATGACCAGCGGATGCTAAAGGGCCGGCCTGCCCTGGGCTTCCTCAACCCTCGCCTCTATAAGCTCAAAGGACAAGCTCTGTTTGATGTAAGTCAAGTTATTGCAGCAGTTAAATCGTTATAGAGTTGCCCCTTTTTTGCAGCAGCAATCTTATTTATACCTAGGGGACACTATATTTGATACACCTATATATTTAATCCTTTTGTTATTTAATGCCAAAGCTCTGCCATAAATTCTACCTTTTacccaaatattcagtttttatttacGTGTTGATTTGTtagaaatatatgtatattataggTGTATTATTGAGATGATAGTTAAAGGGACTGTTGTACTGGACTACAGAATACATTATTAAGAGTTGCCTAAAAATGTGGTGTTCTCACGATTTACATGAGCAATAAGGACAGAATATGTGGCAGAGTATTAAAAATGCAGTTTGAACGGATAAAATAACAGGAACCAAACTGTAGAACTCAATTTGCAGTATTTTCAATTATGTTTTGCTCCCTTTGCTACTGTAAGTTGAAGCAGTATATTCCTTAAGGTATTCTGTGAAAACCCTTTGTCAACATGCCTTGTAGTCATGATCTGTTTACTAAATGCTTTGCATCTCCAGGTGACGGAGGGCTGTCACCTGAGCTGTCTGGATGAACAGGTTCAGGGTAAGGGTTTTTGTGCTGCACCGTCGTGGGATCCTGTTACAGGATGCGGGACACCAAACTACCCGGCACTTCTGGCTGCTCTGCTAGCCGAGTGAAAACCCAGTGCGTGAGTGAAACCATCAGGGTGGCGTCTGCTCTGAGAGCAGCTACTGTACACACATCCAAAGGCAGGATTGCAAAATAGAGGGAAATGCCTCTACTTTAGCTCTATGCCTCTTTCTTTTATTCAGTTAATTTACAGTCAGACACTGCTGGTGTGGTAGTTTGGGATTTGCAGTTGCTTGTTTCTGCTGTTCACTGCATTTTAACTGACCCAGGTTTCTCAGTGAATCTCTCAAACACACTTACAGGCAGCTTAGTGTTAACAGTAATCGTATGACTTAAATTCATGCCGCTAGATACAGAGTGAGTCCAAGTGTGGGCTCTTAGATGTACACATGGgtctatttaaatgttttttatgtaatAGTGTTTAATGTGACTCAAGAATCTTTATACCGGATGCAATCATTTCACCAGATCAGGCAGTTCAGCATAAAATAGGTTTGTAGTAAGACTGAGATGGCCAAAGTGTGTAATATTGTTCTATTTATACTACTCTGCAGGGATGAGCTTAGCCAAAAGTCAGTTTAATTGAATAACACATTACTATTTGCATGCAATTCTAAAAATAAGTGTCAGATGTGTATTtcaaagtagaaaaaaaaacaggaacagtTTGTGGCTTCAGACTTGATTTCACTTTGGTTTGTTGCCGTTTGCTCTCCGGCTGCAAACAAACCAAATGCCAGTAATGTGGGTTAAAAGTAATTCAGTGTTTCTACCCACCAGCATTGTTGCACTTGtctttaaaccatttaaatcTTCAAACCTGTATTGCCTCTTAGAAATGCCAGTTGATTGTTTAGGATGACTTGAGTATTATGGCTGATCTTGATGCTGCAGGTTTTAGAACTGCACCACATGCTTGTTCAAATTGAAAATataatggattttatttttaacagacCCGCAAAGCATTAGCTAGTTAATGTTtctaatgaaaatgtgtttgctgTGAAATGATATTGTTACTACTGAAGTACAACTAGTACCGATGGACAATTAGTAACATTTGAGATTGTAGCTAAATGAGCAAAGGGCTTCTTTAAAaagaccttttttaatttctaatgCAAATGTTGACTCTCTGACCTCCTTGTCAGACAGAAACAAGAGTTGACTTGAACCATTGTAACAATTTACAAGATCCCACTTTGAAGCTGTGCAATTTAAGTTGTAAGACGCGATTACAATTGTATATCTGCAGTgtgctgaaaaataaaaaattgaattTGTTTCACTTCCTCATTGTTTCTCCAAGCGAACGTCTACAATCCTTTTTATCAAATTATTTCTCAATGTTAACACAAAATTAATTCACCTGTTATTTCTATCAACGTTTTATACTGCAGATGCAACCtccaatacaaaaatataatttcagaaGGGAAATGGTGtccaaatatttgttttttgagCAGCTCTAGTCTCAATGAAATTGCTACTAAAACAGCTAATTATATATTACAGTTGAGTTTTAATTAAAGGACAGATGACACTTAGTGTTTGTAGTGCAAgggagaaaaacattttaattggtGACCGCTATTGAAAATCACATGGCTATCTACATGATTCTGATATTGCGTTGTACAAAATGAATATATGCAAAGATCACCCAGACCCCTCTCGAAAAACTCAGATGAAGGGAAAGGGAAAGTTAAAACGAACTGTGAAACCTAATAAGAGCTACAGGGACAATCTTACTACATACATTACCAGAGCTTAATGTCAAACAGTGTACAATATGCACACTTGGGGAAAGTAGAAAATTGAAAAGGTATCATTGCTGAGGATTGATGCAAATTTTACATATTgcaaacactttttaaatggcTCTGTTAAGGTATAAATATGCTTTAGGTGCAGATCCATGAATTAACATCTTCACAAGAAGAAAGCGTAAATTGTTCCATCCAGTCAGCACCAAAGTAGGGTAGAGAGATGCCTGAGGGGGTTGGGGTTCTCATGAGTTCCTTGTTCAAACCGCCATAAGTTTATTAAAAAGTTTGAGAAAAGGTCATTTCTCAAAAACCTTTCATCTAAAGATAATACAAAGGGGACTTCTTGTTTCACAACAAAGCAGGCCACGGGACAGTTTGTCAAGAAGCGGCGATACAGGCCAAGTCCTCCAGCGTATGCTTGAGTCGTTGTCGTTTCACTGGTTGTTTTTGGCTTTGGCGTGTGTGAGGATGTGAGACTTCAGGTTGGTTGACTGGGCAAATTTTTTGTTGCAGCCATCAAAGGGGCACACATACGGGCGGTCGCCAGTGTGAATGCGCACATGTGTGCGCAAGTTAAAGTCCAGAGAGAACCGCTTGCCACAGCCCTCAAATGTGCACTGGAGATGAGAGAAATCGAGTTAACGCTGCTACATATctcacagattaaaaaaacaatataatttcaACTGCAGGTATTTGAGatgacaacagcaaggtttgtATATAATTGCTCTTCCGCAAAGCAAATTGGGCAAAGCTTACATTTCAGGTATATATTAAAATCTTTCTTTTAAAGCACATTCAAATTATGAAGCTTTCTTcagaagaaggaaaataaagtaTGAAATACAGAGAATAAAAAAGGACTCACCTGGAAAGGTTTCTCTCCCGTGTGTACCAGTTGATGCCTTTTCAGTTTTGAACTCTCCACAAAGGCTTTGCCACACTCTGCACAGACATGCACGCGAGGCCCGTGGGTGTGCAAGTGCTTTCTCATCGCGGAGTTGTCCCTGAACATCTTGGTACATCCCTGAGCCGACGAAAAACCAGATGAAGGTAATCACTCGGGACATATTCACTTTACAGTGTAGAGAACATATGCAGGTTTTGCGTACAGTAATGTTAACAATCGTGACATACAATAGAACTGAGTAGGCTTCTGTTCATGCATGTTTACCATCTTTTGCACAGTACTGTATAAGGTGGTGTAATAAACAGAACAATGCACTCACTTTATGTGGACAGGCTATCGTTCTTGGTGCATCGtcttcttttacttttcttGGCTTCATTCTGTAGCAGAAATAAAAGTGGTCACATCATTATAGACTGTTCACACAACTATCCACATTCCTGAAACAAACACTAAGATGCGTTTACTTAAATAACAAGAAATAAATCCTGGACACAGTCATTTAAAtcaatattacattaaatactaCACATCTCTTTTGAAAACTCttgtacaaatacattttctttggcCCAATGAATTTGACTTGCCATCATCAGCCTGAGTTAACAAACATCCTACCGGGCAAACTCTGCCAGCTGTTTGGGGTCTGAGAGGTCAATGCCTGGGATACCTCCAGGAGGAAGCTTCTTCCCCGTCATGTATTCAGAATAATCTGGAGGAGAGTTTTCCCCTGTGATTTGCTCCTCATGGTCTATGTCCTTCTTGTCATCTGAATGGGAGGAGAGGTGTTGAAGATTAACCGTATCAGAACATGTGAAAATAATggattaaagacatttaaataaaccttttttcatGACAACCCCTCATTCATATTTCCTGCCACTCTGTTATTTACGTTCTACTAATAGACGCATAGGACAGAAAGTACAGGCTTGGGGGGTCTgtattaagaaaaaaacatgtataccAAAAGTATcactgttttttgttgtaaaatagAAATAGTATGGACTCAAATTAATCTGGCAAATAAGTGATACTTTAAAATACCTCCCTTTAATAAACTCGCTTTGGGTGAAATAGCACGGGAAGATTCACACCGTGTTTACAAACATTCACTTTTCCAATATAAATTGCACATGATTTAAAATTGAGACGTTGATGGTATTTTGTAGGAATGTTACACCGTTTAAACAATATAGTTAATATAATGTTTAACCAAGCCCCGaggatgataataataataataagacaagTAACTGTGCTAATGTCAACACTCATCTACATTAAATACTCATCGTGATATAATCCGTGATGCATAACACTAGCAAACAGAATAACTATTGCGCTATTTCGCTGGAAGCATATTGAATTAACGTAATGTGTACTAAGCTTCGGAAAGTGTAAAGTATGAGGTGTCCCTGAAGGCACCACCACCGTTCCCGTTGAACTGAACTGCGCCACAGCGGCCTAGTGGAGCCAGCTGCACTCGCTCCCACACTCGCCGCCATCTTCGTCGGCCAAATAAACGCCATTTTTTCGGGCCGCCATACTTTCTAGACCGGGGAAATATGGCGGCGCCCATCGACACATAAAACATGGCTtcccataaaaacaaaacatttcaaatggaTTTGAAGTGGCTCAGAGTTGGGTGATAGTTTCTACTTTAGCGGAGGACCAGGCGCTAACTAGGCCCAGTCACACGACACACAGGCTGAGAACAAAGCGAGGGGCCAGCTGGAGATAATTCACTCAAGACTCTGCACTTACCCGATGCCCACATAGTCACTGAAAACTCGCCCTCCAAAGTCTTTATTTGGACCTGCTTCTGTTCCCACTTCCTGCCCATTTCTCCCCCGCTCAGGTAGCTCTTTTTGCCCGCTTTCTTCCCGCTTCCAGCCCTCTTCATCCGGCCTGTCGAAGAGCTTCTCCCGGCGACAGTAACAAGAGTCTGTTCGATATAGTCCTCCTCCACGGCAGGCACCGGAATGAGGATCTGGTCCTCAAACCCGTCATCCGTGTTCAGTTCAGAGTCATCTTCGcccaccacctcctctctcGTTTGCACCAAAATCACCTCTTGGTGCGAGTGAATGGAGTGTGGATCATCTGAGTCCAGAGGCTGTAACGCGATCATCGGCTGGTGTTCACCGTCGTCTCCAACAATTGTGGTCTCGATTGTCTCTACTTCGATTTCATGCAGTTCCACTATTTCGGCTGGCATTTCTGACCCGTCCGTTTCTATGTACAGAGTGTCCCCCGACGCCatgataaatattgtatttcctACTCCGTATACGCTATTTTTAcactctcttttcctcctgtcTAAACTcagccttcctcctccctctcctacAACAACTCTACACTACTGTACTGTACTCTCGTCGCCACAATGCTCTAGTTCTGCAGTCTCGCGTGATTTGGACCAGAGCAATCCCTTTCAAATGTGAAACTCAAACCTGCAGCGTCTTATTTCTTATAACGTGGCCATAAAGATATTGACAcgaatgtatatgtatatcaatatatatgtatatgtgatccatttttaataagaaaaacaattctGTGTCTTATTAATCATAGCCTAACATGTAATATAACATGAATaggctatataataataatgcatcaaaATAATGTCTTACAACTTAAACTAACTATTATTTCGGAGTGTTAAGATACATTTTAGCGtcttcctttgtttgttttactcatTGCTTGGTTTATATAATTTTTCAATTATAATTTTCCTGAGACCATGTGACATATTCAAATTGCTGTTTTTGTCAGAGCCCCATTTCAAAACGCAAATATATTACATGTACAATGATAACAGAGACAGGCAGCACATTCTCACATTTCAGAGGCTGGGACCCACCAATAGCTTACTGAGCACTGTTGCTTGAAAAAGGATTTACGATTggactgtattttctttttttaaatagactaTTATGTTTGCAATACCAGTACACAACATCCCTCTATACATAGGCCTAGAAGTATAATTCCAGTTGGTTCTCGTGACAGAATGTAAAGATGCAGTTGTTTGGGGAGCAAAAGATTACGTAGCCGGTTTTTCAGCAGGCGCTCAACTCGGGGGAGGAGTTTGTGATCACACCTGCAGCCTACAACcagtgtgagtgggtgtgtcCCGATACTGTTCAGGTTTGATGACACACATAACGCCACAAAGTCGGTTGCTTCGGACAGAGAAAGGTTGGTCATGGGCAAGACAGGTGGAAGAGGCGACTTTGAATGGGTCTACAATGACCAGCCACACACTTCAAGAAGGAAAGAAATACTAGGTaagattttatttaaaaactaatAACATATTTGTAACTGAAAAATCTGCTGAGTTAAATTCCTTGTTAGTTTGGATACTAAGTTTAAGCGGAGCCAACATTTTTCCTCGCATTTTTTGAGCCGGTTAAACCTGTTTACTAGCTGTTGCTTAACGAGCAGTCCACAATGGATGCAGGGACAACATAGAAACTGACAAGACAAACATGAATTTGAGTGAGTCACTTACATGGGGATGTAAGTTACACCATTCGTTTAAAGCATAACTATTCTTTTAAATTCCATTTAAAACTGCAAATCTTCAAAGGTAATACAAGTGCAGTATAATTCACATTACAATTTTGACAGAAATgttcaaacatattttatttatatcacaatttattttctcacCTGTTCAACTCGAATTTTGAGGCtgttttatttaccttattttcatgacattttttaaagcaaaggTCAACATATAGAGGGTGTAATGAGCAGCAATGGGAGATAAAGCAACATGTATGTTGTCAAAGTGAGTATTAGATACCAGATTTGAGTTTTGCGTGACAATTTAACCCATGGCTATCACCTGTTCTTTTTATCAGTCATAATGTTCTCTGACTTCGAAGATAATATCAGCATATTGATAGCAGGTGCAGTTGCCAACGCCTCAGCTACTATCAAGACACATTCCCTACGCATGACCAAAACAGTTGCAGGGCTATGCATGAAGTGAGGAGAAAGGCTTTGTGAGTCGGGGGATCTGGGAGGATCCATGAAAGTGTAACCTTAATTGAACACACCGCCTTGACCCATGTCAATAAATGATTAATGCAAGATAATATTAGTCCAAACTGTCTATTATATATAGCCAATGATCCTTCTTATTTTCtcgctttttaaaatatataaaatcccTTATCAACAGAAGTCAGCTGTTGTAATCTGATTTATTATGTCATTTGATTGAAACATTTTAGATGAACAAGATCTAAACCTGTTGACGTACATTTGATCCTGGCTTTGTCCAGCGGTCACATACATAGTTGCTCTGTTGTGAAAGAAGCACATCTAGAAGGTGATGATGGGTTGTTTGACACCACCATGCTTTGAattattaaagtgtttttttcttttaattatgcTCTGCCTTGCCCTGAGGGGAGAGGCAGAAGGATGTGAGTATTGGGGTCGTTGAACCTCACTTTTTACATGATCATGAGGGATATTTTGATTGACAAGCGAGTTCATGTTGTATAAACTGGATAGTTGTTTGGCAGGTCTGCAGCCTATTGTGGCTCCAAATGCATGACATAAACTTTATTTTACTAACGGCTAGCATCAAAGTAGTGGTCAAACAGATCATGAATGATTGTGACGCTGCCCGATGGTCTTTCAGCAGTGGCTCTGAAAAGTGGCTCTTTGACATGAA
The genomic region above belongs to Cyclopterus lumpus isolate fCycLum1 chromosome 22, fCycLum1.pri, whole genome shotgun sequence and contains:
- the yy1a gene encoding transcriptional repressor protein YY1a yields the protein MASGDTLYIETDGSEMPAEIVELHEIEVETIETTIVGDDGEHQPMIALQPLDSDDPHSIHSHQEVILVQTREEVVGEDDSELNTDDGFEDQILIPVPAVEEDYIEQTLVTVAGRSSSTGRMKRAGSGKKAGKKSYLSGGEMGRKWEQKQVQIKTLEGEFSVTMWASDDKKDIDHEEQITGENSPPDYSEYMTGKKLPPGGIPGIDLSDPKQLAEFARMKPRKVKEDDAPRTIACPHKGCTKMFRDNSAMRKHLHTHGPRVHVCAECGKAFVESSKLKRHQLVHTGEKPFQCTFEGCGKRFSLDFNLRTHVRIHTGDRPYVCPFDGCNKKFAQSTNLKSHILTHAKAKNNQ